One genomic region from Bacteroidales bacterium WCE2008 encodes:
- a CDS encoding DNA-directed RNA polymerase subunit beta', with protein sequence MPTFNNKENKVKSNFQRISISLASPEDIIARSCGEVLKPETVNYRTYKPEKDGLFCEKIFGPTKDYECYCGKYKRIRYRGIVCDRCGVEVTEKKVRRERMGHITLTVPVAHIWYFKSAPNKISAVLGLPAKKLESVIYYEKYVVIRPGASGLEKYDLLSEDEYLDVLAKIPENYNLSDDNPDKFIAKMGAEGIYDLLKEIDIVALAKELRESMAKETSQQRKADLLKRLNIVKWFEESKDINRPEWMIMKVIPVIPPDLRPLVPLDGGRFATSDLNDLYRRVIIRNNRLKRLIEIKAPEVILRNEKRMLQEAVDSLFDNSKKSSAVKSESNRALKSLSDSLKGKQGRFRQNLLGKRVDYSARSVIVVGPELNMHECGLPKFMAAELYKPFIIRKLIERGIVKTVKSAKKIVDRKDPVIWDILENVMKGHPVLLNRAPTLHRLGIQAFQPRMIEGKAIQLHPLACTAFNADFDGDQMAVHLPLGNAAVMEAQLLMLGSQNILNPANGTPITVPSQDMVLGLYYITKIRPGAKGEGMSFYGPEEVIVALNEKAIELHAKIKVRLPKDKQDLSKGEELVETTAGRIIVNQYVPEEVPFVNEVLGKKSLRKIITNVIKHTGVTRTAKFLDDIKNLGYDRAFRAGISFNLGDVLIPEEKTNLIDEGYKQVEEIKANYSFGLITNNERYNKVIDLWTSIDNRLTGIVQKQISADQNGFNPVYMMLDSGARGSTQQIKQLCGMRGLMAKPQKSGAAGAEIIENPIISNLKEGMTVLEYFISTHGARKGLADTALKTADAGYLTRRLVDVSHDVIITEEDCGTLRGLIATAIKNKDEVVESLGERILGRTSVHDIFNPLTGELIIHAGEEIKEDVANLIDSLPIEQIEIRSVLTCESRKGVCAKCYGRNLATSRMVEKGEVVGVIAAQSIGEPGTQLTLRTFHVGGTASSTAADSSIESKYNGKLQFEELRTIQRVSDTGETQDVVVSRMTEVRILDENTGITYSQYDVPYGSVLFKKDGDSVVKGDRICEWDPYNAITIVETAGTVRFDNMIEGSTFRVEAADELALNTDKVIIESRDRTKNPSILILGKNGDVLKQYNLPVGAHVIPSDGQEVKIGDVIIKIPRAIGKSSDITGGLPRVTELFEARNPSNPAIISEINGEVIMGKIKRGNREIVVKNRSGVEKHYLVPLTKQILVQENDYVKAGTRLSDGGISPTDILNILGPVKAQEYIVNEVQAVYRLQGVKINDKHFEIIVRQMMRKVQIGNPGDTEFLPDELVDKWVFMDANDRIYGKFFITEAGDSQKYSAGEIISAREMRNENQSLERQGLKLMAVREARPATARQVLQGITRAALKTDSFISAASFQETTKVLSEAAIRARVDNLEGLKENVISGHLIPAGTGLKEYQDIVVTSAEDYEKEMNDL encoded by the coding sequence ATGCCTACTTTTAATAATAAAGAAAATAAGGTAAAGAGCAATTTCCAGAGGATCAGCATTTCTCTTGCTTCTCCGGAGGACATCATCGCAAGGTCCTGCGGAGAGGTCCTGAAGCCTGAGACAGTCAACTACAGGACTTACAAGCCGGAGAAAGACGGACTTTTCTGCGAGAAGATATTCGGTCCTACCAAGGATTACGAATGCTACTGCGGAAAGTACAAGAGGATCCGTTACCGCGGTATTGTCTGCGACAGGTGCGGTGTCGAGGTAACCGAGAAGAAGGTCCGCAGGGAAAGGATGGGTCATATCACCCTTACTGTTCCTGTAGCCCATATCTGGTACTTCAAGAGCGCTCCTAACAAGATCTCCGCAGTCCTCGGTCTTCCTGCAAAGAAGCTCGAGTCTGTAATCTACTATGAAAAATACGTAGTAATCAGACCAGGTGCCAGCGGTCTCGAGAAATATGACCTGCTCTCAGAGGACGAGTACCTCGACGTACTCGCAAAGATTCCTGAGAACTACAACCTCTCCGACGATAACCCTGACAAGTTCATCGCCAAGATGGGTGCAGAGGGAATCTATGACCTCCTCAAGGAAATAGATATCGTGGCTCTTGCAAAGGAGCTCCGCGAGTCTATGGCCAAGGAGACCTCTCAGCAGCGTAAGGCAGACCTCCTCAAGAGGTTGAACATCGTCAAGTGGTTCGAGGAGTCAAAGGACATCAACCGTCCTGAGTGGATGATCATGAAGGTCATCCCGGTTATCCCGCCGGATCTCCGTCCTCTCGTTCCGCTCGATGGCGGCCGTTTCGCTACCTCAGACCTCAATGACCTTTACAGAAGGGTCATCATCAGAAACAACCGACTCAAGAGGCTTATCGAGATCAAGGCTCCTGAAGTTATTCTCCGAAACGAGAAGCGTATGCTCCAGGAAGCTGTCGACTCACTCTTCGATAACTCGAAGAAGTCAAGCGCAGTGAAGAGCGAGTCCAACAGGGCTCTCAAGTCACTCTCTGACAGCCTCAAGGGTAAACAGGGACGTTTCCGTCAGAACCTCCTCGGTAAACGTGTCGACTATTCTGCACGTTCCGTTATCGTCGTAGGTCCTGAACTCAATATGCATGAGTGCGGTCTTCCTAAATTCATGGCAGCCGAGCTTTACAAGCCGTTCATCATCCGTAAGCTCATCGAGCGCGGTATCGTGAAGACTGTGAAGTCTGCCAAGAAGATCGTCGACCGCAAGGATCCGGTTATCTGGGACATCCTCGAGAACGTGATGAAGGGTCATCCGGTGCTCCTCAACCGTGCACCTACCCTGCACCGTCTCGGTATCCAGGCTTTCCAGCCAAGGATGATTGAAGGAAAGGCTATCCAGCTGCACCCTCTCGCATGTACGGCATTCAACGCCGACTTCGATGGTGACCAGATGGCCGTCCACCTCCCGCTCGGCAATGCTGCCGTCATGGAGGCTCAGCTCCTTATGCTCGGTAGCCAGAACATTCTTAACCCTGCCAACGGTACTCCTATCACCGTGCCTTCACAGGATATGGTGCTCGGTCTGTACTACATCACCAAGATCCGTCCTGGTGCCAAGGGTGAAGGAATGTCATTCTACGGACCTGAGGAGGTTATCGTAGCCCTCAACGAGAAGGCTATCGAACTCCATGCAAAGATAAAAGTAAGACTTCCGAAAGACAAGCAGGACCTCTCAAAGGGCGAAGAGCTCGTAGAGACTACTGCCGGTAGGATCATCGTAAACCAGTATGTTCCTGAAGAAGTTCCGTTTGTAAACGAAGTACTCGGAAAGAAATCTCTCCGTAAGATCATTACAAACGTCATCAAGCACACCGGTGTTACCCGCACCGCCAAGTTCCTTGACGATATCAAGAACCTCGGTTACGACCGCGCCTTCAGGGCCGGTATCTCCTTCAACCTCGGTGACGTCCTCATCCCTGAGGAGAAGACCAACCTCATCGACGAGGGTTACAAGCAGGTGGAAGAGATCAAGGCCAACTACTCTTTCGGTCTTATCACAAACAACGAGCGCTACAACAAGGTGATCGACCTCTGGACTTCTATCGACAACCGTCTTACCGGTATCGTGCAGAAGCAGATTTCAGCAGACCAGAACGGTTTCAACCCGGTTTACATGATGCTGGATTCCGGAGCCCGTGGTTCAACCCAGCAGATCAAGCAGCTTTGCGGTATGCGAGGCCTTATGGCAAAACCTCAGAAGTCCGGTGCGGCCGGAGCTGAAATTATCGAGAACCCTATCATCTCCAACCTTAAGGAAGGTATGACAGTGCTCGAGTACTTCATCTCTACCCACGGTGCACGTAAGGGTCTTGCCGATACCGCCCTCAAGACTGCGGATGCAGGTTACCTTACCAGACGTCTCGTTGACGTATCCCACGATGTGATCATCACAGAAGAGGATTGCGGCACACTCCGCGGTCTTATCGCTACTGCGATCAAGAACAAGGATGAGGTTGTCGAGTCCCTCGGCGAGCGTATCCTCGGCCGTACTTCTGTCCACGATATCTTCAACCCGCTCACCGGCGAGCTTATCATCCACGCCGGAGAGGAGATCAAGGAGGATGTTGCCAACCTGATCGATTCTCTTCCTATCGAGCAGATCGAGATCCGTTCCGTTCTTACCTGCGAATCCCGCAAGGGTGTCTGCGCTAAGTGCTACGGACGTAACCTCGCTACCAGCCGTATGGTCGAGAAGGGTGAAGTTGTCGGCGTTATCGCTGCACAGTCTATCGGTGAGCCAGGTACTCAGCTTACCCTCCGTACCTTCCACGTCGGTGGTACTGCATCCAGCACCGCAGCCGATTCTTCAATCGAGTCCAAGTACAATGGTAAGCTTCAGTTCGAAGAGCTCAGGACTATCCAGAGAGTATCCGACACCGGTGAGACTCAGGATGTTGTCGTCAGCCGTATGACTGAGGTGAGAATCCTCGATGAGAACACAGGTATCACATACTCCCAGTACGACGTGCCTTACGGCTCAGTTCTCTTCAAGAAAGACGGAGATTCTGTTGTCAAGGGCGACCGTATCTGCGAGTGGGATCCATACAACGCTATCACAATCGTCGAGACTGCCGGTACAGTACGTTTCGACAACATGATCGAAGGTTCTACATTCCGTGTAGAGGCTGCCGATGAGCTTGCCCTCAATACCGACAAGGTCATCATCGAGTCCCGAGACAGGACGAAGAACCCTTCAATCCTCATCCTCGGCAAGAATGGCGATGTCCTCAAGCAGTACAACCTGCCTGTAGGCGCCCACGTTATTCCTTCCGATGGTCAGGAGGTCAAGATCGGCGATGTGATCATCAAGATTCCACGTGCTATCGGTAAGTCAAGCGATATCACGGGAGGTCTCCCACGAGTTACCGAACTCTTCGAGGCCCGTAACCCTTCTAACCCGGCAATCATCTCCGAAATCAACGGTGAGGTTATCATGGGTAAGATTAAGAGGGGTAACCGTGAGATTGTGGTCAAGAACCGCAGCGGCGTAGAGAAGCACTATCTCGTGCCTCTTACAAAGCAGATTCTTGTCCAGGAGAACGACTACGTCAAGGCCGGTACAAGGCTTTCAGACGGTGGTATCTCTCCTACCGATATCCTCAATATCCTCGGTCCTGTAAAGGCCCAGGAGTATATCGTCAACGAGGTTCAGGCGGTTTACCGTCTCCAGGGTGTGAAGATCAACGACAAGCACTTCGAGATCATCGTTCGTCAGATGATGCGCAAGGTGCAGATCGGCAACCCGGGCGATACAGAGTTCCTGCCTGACGAGCTTGTCGACAAGTGGGTATTCATGGATGCCAACGACCGTATCTATGGTAAGTTCTTCATTACCGAAGCCGGCGATTCCCAGAAGTATTCTGCAGGCGAGATTATCTCTGCCCGTGAGATGAGGAATGAGAATCAGTCGCTCGAGCGTCAGGGACTTAAGCTTATGGCCGTTCGCGAGGCTCGTCCTGCAACTGCAAGACAGGTACTCCAGGGTATCACAAGAGCAGCCCTCAAGACTGACAGCTTCATTTCTGCAGCTTCCTTCCAGGAGACTACCAAGGTTCTCTCCGAGGCAGCGATCAGAGCTCGTGTCGATAACCTCGAAGGCCTTAAGGAGAATGTCATCAGCGGTCACCTTATTCCTGCCGGTACCGGTCTCAAGGAATACCAGGATATCGTCGTGACAAGCGCCGAAGACTACGAAAAGGAAATGAACGATCTTTAG
- a CDS encoding methylenetetrahydrofolate dehydrogenase (NADP+) / methenyltetrahydrofolate cyclohydrolase, whose translation MIISGKDLSAKMKAEMAEQVATFPAKYGRVPHLVVILVGEDPASQSYVRGKGKACEVVGIKNTTILKPASITEQELLDIIAGLNADPEVDGILVQLPLPDHINEARIINAIDKSKDVDGFHPLNVAALWMKEPCTVACTPKGIIRMLDEAGVEIKGKRAVVIGRSQIVGLPVAKLLLDRNATVTICHSRTKDLAAVCREAEILVVAIGRPKFVTADMVSEGAVVIDVGVNRNPETGKLCGDVDFDAVEPKASVITPVPGGVGPMTITCLMENTIECFLAKQK comes from the coding sequence ATGATAATCAGTGGAAAAGATCTTTCGGCCAAGATGAAGGCCGAGATGGCGGAGCAGGTCGCAACCTTCCCTGCGAAGTATGGCCGAGTACCGCATCTGGTCGTGATCCTCGTCGGAGAGGATCCTGCCAGCCAGTCTTATGTACGTGGCAAGGGTAAGGCTTGCGAGGTGGTCGGCATCAAGAACACTACCATACTCAAGCCTGCTTCTATCACGGAACAGGAACTCCTTGACATTATTGCAGGTCTCAATGCGGATCCTGAGGTTGACGGAATCCTTGTCCAGCTTCCTCTTCCGGACCATATCAACGAGGCCCGTATCATCAATGCCATCGACAAGAGCAAGGACGTGGATGGATTCCATCCTCTGAATGTTGCCGCCCTCTGGATGAAGGAGCCGTGCACTGTTGCCTGCACCCCTAAGGGTATCATCCGCATGCTGGATGAGGCCGGAGTGGAGATCAAGGGCAAGAGGGCCGTCGTAATCGGTCGCAGCCAGATCGTAGGTCTCCCTGTTGCGAAGCTGCTTCTTGACAGGAATGCTACCGTGACTATCTGCCATTCAAGGACCAAGGACCTTGCTGCAGTATGCCGCGAGGCTGAGATCCTCGTGGTCGCTATCGGACGTCCTAAATTCGTCACTGCCGACATGGTTTCCGAGGGCGCTGTAGTGATCGACGTGGGAGTCAACAGGAATCCTGAGACAGGAAAACTCTGCGGCGACGTGGATTTCGATGCCGTCGAGCCAAAGGCTTCGGTAATCACTCCGGTTCCGGGAGGCGTCGGTCCTATGACCATAACCTGCCTCATGGAGAACACCATCGAGTGCTTCCTCGCCAAGCAGAAATAA
- a CDS encoding phosphoribosylamine--glycine ligase yields MKNVLVVGGGGREHAIVDALSRSAKVGKIYCAPGNAGIAAQAECVPIKDSDIEGLLSFAVEKGIDLTVVGPEVPLSAGITDRFASAGLRVFGPSKAAAQIEASKDFAKRLMAKYNVPTAAYKTFESYDEALEYVRGGRFPVVLKYDGLAAGKGVVIPETFEEAEATLKDMLLDDKFGKGRVVVEEFLTGPEFSLLSFVDGERVFPMVLSQDHKRAYEGDKGPNTGGMGAYTPLPFVTLEDEKYALEKIMKPVAAAMVAEGCPFKGVLYGGLMKTPDGIKVIEFNCRFGDPETEVVLPRLESDIYDVFSAIADGTPMPELKWSDSAVMGFVMASKGYPGSYEKGFAIDGLDKAAEDPDVRIYHMGTSLKDGKVCTSGGRVLMVLASAADLQAAHDKALAAVEKVECSNLFYRRDIGWRVL; encoded by the coding sequence ATGAAGAACGTATTGGTAGTAGGCGGCGGTGGAAGAGAGCATGCGATCGTGGATGCTCTCTCCCGCAGTGCCAAAGTCGGAAAAATATATTGCGCTCCCGGTAATGCCGGAATCGCAGCCCAGGCTGAATGTGTCCCGATAAAGGATTCTGACATTGAAGGCCTTCTCTCTTTCGCCGTGGAAAAGGGTATCGACCTTACCGTGGTTGGACCTGAGGTCCCTCTTTCAGCTGGAATCACCGACCGTTTCGCTTCCGCCGGTCTCCGCGTCTTCGGTCCTTCGAAGGCTGCCGCCCAGATCGAGGCGAGCAAGGATTTCGCCAAGAGACTCATGGCCAAGTACAATGTGCCTACCGCCGCATACAAGACATTCGAGTCTTATGACGAGGCTCTCGAGTATGTCCGTGGCGGCCGTTTCCCTGTAGTGCTCAAGTATGACGGACTTGCCGCAGGCAAGGGAGTCGTTATTCCTGAGACTTTCGAGGAAGCTGAGGCTACTCTCAAGGACATGCTTCTTGACGACAAGTTCGGAAAGGGCAGGGTAGTGGTCGAGGAATTCCTGACAGGCCCTGAGTTCAGCTTGCTGAGCTTCGTGGATGGCGAGAGGGTATTCCCTATGGTTCTATCCCAGGACCACAAGCGCGCATACGAGGGCGACAAGGGCCCTAACACAGGAGGCATGGGCGCATATACTCCGCTTCCTTTCGTGACCCTTGAGGACGAGAAATATGCTCTCGAAAAGATCATGAAGCCGGTTGCCGCCGCTATGGTCGCAGAGGGCTGTCCTTTCAAGGGCGTGCTCTACGGCGGACTCATGAAGACTCCTGACGGAATCAAGGTCATCGAGTTCAACTGCCGGTTCGGAGATCCGGAGACGGAAGTCGTGCTTCCTCGTCTTGAATCCGACATATATGACGTATTCTCCGCCATTGCCGACGGCACTCCGATGCCTGAGCTGAAATGGTCCGACTCTGCTGTGATGGGCTTCGTGATGGCCTCCAAGGGCTATCCTGGCTCATATGAGAAGGGCTTTGCAATCGATGGTCTGGACAAGGCTGCCGAGGACCCGGACGTGCGCATCTACCATATGGGCACGAGCCTGAAAGATGGCAAAGTATGCACTTCAGGCGGTCGCGTACTCATGGTCCTTGCATCCGCTGCGGATCTGCAGGCCGCCCATGACAAGGCGCTCGCTGCCGTTGAGAAGGTCGAGTGCTCTAATCTGTTCTATCGCCGGGATATCGGCTGGAGGGTTTTGTAA
- a CDS encoding phosphoribosylaminoimidazolecarboxamide formyltransferase / IMP cyclohydrolase: protein MRALISVSDKTGVVEFAKELVALGWEILSTSGTMKMLKEAGVPVTSVSDVTGFPEICDGRVKTLHPKIHGALLARRDIEDHMNQLKANGIEKIDLVCVNLYPFRETIAKPDVTMEDAVEHIDIGGPSMLRSAAKNWASVTVLVNPSDYATVISELKANGNTTPETRLQLSAKAYTHTAEYDMAISAYMRAQAGLSEKLFLEFEEKQALRYGENPHQEAKFYKSLNTVPYSLATAEQLNGKELSYNNIQDANAALCIVREFSEPFCVGLKHMNPCGSAVGKDVVDAWQKTYEGDKTSIFGGIVAFNREVNLAVAELLKPIFLEIIMAPSFAPDALELLSTKKNLRLLKVDMSSKGGVQKQYVSVNGGLLVQNQDIDTKKVVAEMCVTEAKPTAAQLADLDFGWHIVKHVKSNSIVIAKNGMTYGVGAGQMNRIGSAEIALKQASATLGGNLEGCVMASDGFFPFDDCVDIAAQYGIKAIVQPGGSVRDEDSIKKANENGITMLMTGERHFKH from the coding sequence ATGAGAGCGTTAATCAGCGTAAGTGACAAGACAGGCGTAGTAGAGTTCGCCAAAGAACTGGTTGCCCTCGGATGGGAGATCCTCTCTACGAGCGGCACCATGAAAATGTTGAAAGAGGCAGGCGTGCCTGTGACCAGCGTCAGCGACGTCACCGGCTTCCCTGAGATCTGCGACGGTCGCGTAAAGACTCTTCATCCTAAGATCCATGGAGCCCTTCTGGCCCGCCGCGACATCGAGGACCATATGAATCAGCTCAAGGCTAATGGTATCGAGAAGATCGACCTCGTATGCGTAAACCTCTATCCTTTCCGCGAGACAATCGCAAAGCCTGATGTTACTATGGAGGATGCTGTCGAGCATATCGACATAGGCGGCCCTTCAATGCTCCGTAGCGCAGCCAAGAACTGGGCTTCGGTCACCGTGCTCGTCAATCCTTCGGATTATGCTACCGTAATCTCCGAGCTCAAGGCCAACGGCAATACTACTCCTGAGACTCGTCTCCAGCTTTCGGCAAAGGCTTATACCCATACTGCCGAGTATGATATGGCCATCTCTGCCTATATGCGCGCCCAGGCCGGTCTGAGCGAGAAGCTCTTCCTCGAGTTCGAGGAGAAGCAGGCTCTCCGTTACGGCGAGAACCCTCATCAGGAGGCCAAGTTCTACAAGTCTCTCAATACTGTTCCTTATTCTCTCGCAACTGCAGAGCAGCTCAACGGAAAGGAACTTTCATACAATAATATCCAGGATGCCAATGCCGCTCTCTGCATCGTACGTGAGTTCTCAGAACCATTCTGCGTAGGCCTCAAGCATATGAACCCTTGCGGTTCCGCAGTAGGCAAAGATGTAGTTGACGCTTGGCAGAAGACATACGAGGGCGACAAGACTTCCATCTTCGGCGGTATCGTCGCTTTCAACCGCGAGGTCAATCTCGCAGTCGCAGAGCTTCTCAAGCCTATCTTCCTTGAGATCATCATGGCTCCTTCCTTCGCTCCGGACGCTCTCGAGCTCCTCAGCACCAAGAAGAATCTCCGTCTGCTCAAGGTTGACATGAGCTCCAAGGGCGGAGTGCAGAAGCAGTATGTCAGCGTAAACGGCGGTCTCCTTGTCCAGAACCAGGATATCGATACCAAGAAAGTCGTTGCAGAGATGTGCGTGACCGAGGCTAAGCCTACGGCAGCCCAGCTCGCCGACCTCGACTTCGGCTGGCATATCGTAAAGCATGTAAAGTCCAACTCTATCGTCATCGCCAAGAATGGAATGACCTACGGAGTGGGCGCCGGCCAGATGAACCGTATCGGTTCTGCCGAGATCGCTCTCAAGCAGGCTTCAGCTACTCTCGGCGGAAATCTCGAGGGTTGCGTGATGGCTTCCGACGGATTCTTCCCGTTCGATGACTGCGTTGATATTGCTGCCCAGTATGGCATCAAGGCTATCGTCCAGCCGGGAGGTTCCGTACGTGATGAGGATTCGATCAAGAAGGCAAACGAAAATGGCATCACCATGCTTATGACTGGTGAGCGTCATTTCAAGCACTGA
- a CDS encoding phosphoribosylformylglycinamidine cyclo-ligase: MAINYEKAGVSLEAGYDVVRRIKKHVKSTDRPGVMGNIGSFGGMFDLSALNVKEPILVSGTDGVGTKLKIAFEMDKHDTIGIDAVAMCVNDVLAQGAEPLVFLDYVAQGKTYPEVVEAIVSGVAEGCRQAGCALVGGETAEMPGMYADGEYDIAGYTTGVVEKSKLIDGTKVKVGDVLVGIASTGVHSNGFSLVRKVFSDNKLDLHKVYPELESDQPLGLVALTPTRIYVKQVLDVIRNCDVHGVAHITGGGFDENIPRILREGQGIHVEEGTWTILPIFRFLEKYGKIGHREMFNIFNMGIGMVLALDESEASKAIEILAKYGDKATVIGKVTDKPGVDIKLL; this comes from the coding sequence ATGGCTATTAATTACGAGAAAGCAGGCGTGAGCCTTGAGGCGGGATATGATGTTGTCCGCCGTATCAAGAAACACGTGAAATCTACTGACAGACCCGGAGTGATGGGTAATATCGGATCCTTCGGAGGAATGTTCGACCTTAGCGCGCTGAATGTCAAGGAGCCTATCCTTGTAAGCGGCACTGACGGCGTCGGCACTAAACTCAAGATCGCATTCGAGATGGACAAGCATGACACTATCGGTATCGATGCCGTTGCCATGTGCGTAAACGACGTGCTCGCCCAGGGTGCGGAGCCGCTCGTCTTCCTGGACTATGTCGCCCAGGGAAAGACCTATCCTGAGGTAGTAGAGGCTATCGTTTCGGGAGTCGCTGAAGGATGCCGCCAGGCTGGATGCGCCCTTGTCGGCGGAGAGACTGCCGAGATGCCGGGCATGTATGCCGATGGCGAGTATGATATCGCAGGCTATACTACCGGAGTCGTCGAGAAGTCCAAGCTGATCGACGGTACGAAGGTGAAGGTCGGCGACGTCCTCGTCGGAATCGCTTCCACGGGAGTCCATTCCAACGGTTTCAGCCTTGTCCGCAAAGTGTTCTCCGATAATAAGCTGGATCTTCACAAGGTCTATCCGGAGCTCGAAAGCGACCAGCCGCTCGGCCTCGTCGCCCTTACTCCTACGAGAATCTACGTAAAGCAGGTTCTGGACGTTATCCGTAACTGCGATGTCCATGGAGTCGCCCACATCACCGGTGGCGGCTTCGATGAGAATATTCCGCGAATCCTCCGCGAAGGTCAGGGAATCCATGTCGAGGAAGGTACATGGACTATCCTTCCTATTTTCCGCTTCCTCGAGAAGTACGGCAAGATCGGCCACCGCGAGATGTTCAATATCTTCAACATGGGTATCGGCATGGTGCTCGCCCTCGACGAGTCCGAGGCTTCCAAGGCCATAGAGATTCTCGCTAAGTATGGAGATAAGGCTACTGTAATCGGCAAGGTTACCGACAAGCCTGGAGTAGATATCAAGTTGCTTTAA
- a CDS encoding amidophosphoribosyltransferase translates to MFNNLHEECGVFGVWGVPNAAELTYYALHALQHRGQEGCGIVTVADNGDMRRVKGLGLVTEVFDNDKLATLKGNSAIGHVRYSTTGGGGIENVQPFLFRHGTGDFALAHNGNLVNSEQLRKYLEDRGSLFQSTSDSEILAHLIRKNRLYREAPRINQIIEALNMIEGAFAFIIMTKNRIYVARDKYGLRPLALGRLGDGYVVSSETCAFGVIGAEYIRDIYPGEVLTIDHHGIRSRKYSEYQRHAMCAMEYIYFSRPDSDIEGVNVHTFRKESGKLLWQESPADADIVIGVPDSSLSAAMGYSEASGIPYEMGLIKNKYTGRTFIQPSQEMRDKGVKMKLSAVRSIVGGKRVVLIDDSIVRGTTSLRIVRMLRDAGAKAVHVRIASPMIKFPCFYGVDISTYDELLCARRTLEQSCEFIGADSLAFLSEESLFKAGQRADLCLACFSGNYPTALYSRIEEANKDGKF, encoded by the coding sequence ATGTTCAATAATCTTCATGAAGAATGCGGAGTCTTCGGCGTATGGGGAGTGCCCAACGCCGCAGAACTTACTTATTACGCTCTCCATGCCCTGCAGCATAGAGGCCAGGAAGGCTGCGGTATAGTAACTGTCGCCGACAACGGGGACATGCGCAGGGTGAAAGGTCTCGGTCTCGTCACCGAGGTCTTCGACAACGACAAACTCGCGACATTAAAAGGAAACTCGGCAATCGGCCATGTCCGCTACTCGACGACGGGTGGCGGCGGTATCGAGAATGTGCAGCCGTTCCTGTTCAGGCACGGTACCGGAGATTTCGCTCTTGCCCATAACGGCAACCTCGTCAACTCCGAGCAGCTGCGCAAATATCTGGAGGACAGAGGCTCTCTCTTCCAGTCGACTTCGGACAGCGAGATACTGGCCCATCTTATCAGAAAGAACCGCCTGTATCGCGAGGCGCCGCGTATCAACCAGATAATCGAGGCTCTGAACATGATAGAGGGCGCTTTCGCCTTCATCATCATGACCAAGAACCGTATCTATGTAGCACGGGACAAGTACGGTCTCCGTCCTCTGGCCCTGGGCCGTCTTGGCGACGGTTATGTCGTCAGCAGCGAGACCTGCGCTTTCGGAGTCATCGGAGCGGAGTATATCAGGGACATCTATCCGGGCGAGGTCCTGACTATCGACCACCACGGAATCCGTTCCCGCAAGTACTCCGAGTATCAGCGCCACGCCATGTGCGCCATGGAATATATCTACTTCTCCCGTCCGGACAGCGACATCGAAGGAGTCAATGTCCATACTTTCCGCAAGGAGTCGGGAAAACTGCTCTGGCAGGAGTCTCCGGCAGATGCCGATATCGTCATCGGCGTTCCGGATTCCAGCCTCAGCGCCGCCATGGGTTATTCCGAAGCCAGCGGCATACCTTATGAGATGGGTCTGATCAAGAACAAATATACGGGACGTACATTTATCCAGCCTTCCCAGGAGATGAGAGACAAGGGCGTCAAGATGAAACTTTCTGCCGTACGCTCCATCGTGGGCGGCAAGAGGGTAGTCCTGATTGACGATTCAATTGTACGCGGTACCACGTCGCTGCGCATCGTCAGGATGCTGCGTGATGCCGGGGCGAAGGCTGTCCATGTGCGTATCGCCAGCCCTATGATCAAGTTCCCATGTTTCTATGGAGTAGATATCTCCACCTACGATGAGCTTCTTTGTGCCCGGAGGACTCTGGAGCAGTCCTGCGAGTTCATTGGAGCGGATTCGCTTGCCTTCCTTTCGGAAGAATCGCTGTTCAAGGCAGGCCAGAGAGCCGATCTCTGCCTCGCATGCTTCAGCGGCAATTACCCGACGGCTCTCTACAGCAGGATTGAAGAGGCCAATAAAGACGGAAAATTTTAA